In a single window of the Thermotoga sp. KOL6 genome:
- a CDS encoding sugar ABC transporter ATP-binding protein has product MEAVLEMKAITKTFPGVVALDKVDLKLEKGEVKALVGENGAGKSTLIKILTGAYTPDSGEILLFGQKYQKMNPILSERLGISAVYQNLILAGHLTVLENILMGIEPSFLGFLKRREMEKRVEEILERIGYKGIISPRQQVRNLSAAQQGMVAIARALSRDAKILIFDEPTAVLAEKEVRELFRVIRQLKSEGKSIIYISHRLEEIFELCDNVLVLKDGKVVGEKSVKEVTEDELIRMMVGREIRKDLYDPNRKIGDVILRVENLTNEKLKKCSFEVRRGEIVGIYGLVGSGRTELARALFGADPVTEGKIFLNGQEVKIKNPRKAINLGLGLVPEDRRGHGLALKLSVKVNINLPVYRKIGRLGFIKLTEEKKNAEHYVKVLSIKTPHINQIVANLSGGNQQKVVLAKWLASQSNVFIMDEPTNGIDVGAKQEIYDLVNELARRGSGIIFISSYMPELMAVCDRILVMRDGKIVANLNREEFDEERILSFAIRNSVSQGGSRV; this is encoded by the coding sequence ATGGAAGCAGTTCTTGAAATGAAAGCGATCACAAAAACTTTTCCGGGAGTTGTTGCATTGGATAAGGTGGATTTGAAGTTGGAAAAAGGAGAGGTGAAGGCTTTAGTTGGTGAAAATGGAGCAGGAAAAAGCACTTTGATAAAAATATTGACTGGTGCGTACACACCAGACAGTGGAGAGATTTTATTGTTTGGTCAAAAATACCAAAAAATGAATCCTATTTTGTCTGAGCGTTTGGGAATATCGGCTGTTTATCAGAATTTAATTCTTGCAGGGCATTTGACAGTTTTGGAAAACATTCTAATGGGGATAGAGCCATCGTTTCTGGGGTTTTTGAAAAGGCGTGAGATGGAAAAACGAGTAGAAGAAATTTTAGAGAGAATAGGTTACAAAGGTATAATTTCTCCGCGACAGCAGGTGAGAAATTTGAGTGCGGCTCAGCAAGGAATGGTTGCAATTGCTCGAGCACTTTCAAGAGATGCAAAGATACTCATATTTGATGAGCCAACAGCTGTTCTTGCCGAAAAAGAAGTCCGGGAGCTGTTCAGGGTAATCAGGCAGCTCAAAAGTGAAGGAAAATCAATTATTTACATTTCTCACCGCTTGGAAGAAATATTCGAATTGTGTGACAATGTTTTGGTTTTGAAAGATGGTAAAGTCGTTGGTGAAAAGAGTGTCAAAGAAGTCACCGAAGATGAGTTGATAAGAATGATGGTAGGTAGAGAGATAAGAAAAGATCTTTATGATCCCAACAGGAAAATAGGAGATGTAATATTGAGGGTTGAAAATTTGACCAACGAAAAACTGAAAAAATGTTCTTTTGAAGTGAGAAGAGGGGAAATTGTTGGAATTTATGGTCTGGTTGGTTCTGGAAGAACGGAATTAGCAAGGGCTTTATTTGGAGCTGATCCAGTTACAGAAGGAAAGATATTTCTCAACGGTCAGGAAGTAAAGATAAAAAATCCCCGAAAAGCAATTAATTTAGGACTGGGATTGGTTCCTGAAGATAGGAGAGGACATGGATTGGCTTTGAAGTTATCTGTAAAGGTCAATATAAACTTGCCTGTCTATAGAAAGATAGGGCGCTTAGGATTTATCAAGCTCACTGAAGAGAAGAAGAATGCAGAGCATTATGTGAAAGTTCTGTCTATAAAAACACCCCATATAAATCAAATCGTAGCAAATTTGAGTGGTGGAAATCAGCAAAAGGTGGTCCTAGCAAAATGGTTGGCAAGTCAGTCGAACGTATTCATAATGGACGAACCAACTAATGGAATAGACGTTGGTGCCAAACAGGAGATATATGATCTTGTAAATGAACTTGCCCGGAGAGGATCAGGAATTATTTTCATATCTTCTTATATGCCAGAGCTTATGGCAGTATGTGATCGTATATTAGTCATGCGAGACGGTAAAATCGTCGCCAATCTCAACAGAGAAGAATTTGATGAAGAGAGAATATTGAGTTTTGCCATAAGAAACAGTGTTTCACAAGGAGGTTCTAGGGTATGA
- a CDS encoding carbohydrate kinase codes for MKILCTGEVVVDFISENKGANLSQSDLFRKKAGGSPLNVAVALKRLGREVAFLGKLGGDQFSQFLFQVIKKEGIDTSQIVVDPTCKATLAFVARDEAGNPDFVFFRENPADTNLRPDEVKLDPKDFSFLHVGSYSLAVEPSRSTYLKVMEDFLKVGKPVSYDPNVRASLIESKDLFVKDFLEISSKVDIVKLSDKDLEYIFQENPEKAIGKIPTREDGLLFVTMGEKGCLIKFKGEVKHVPAFKVKPVDATGCGDSFTAGLIHKYLERKPTTVEDAAEMARFANAIAAIVITRIGGVDAMPTKEEVENFLSNQIL; via the coding sequence ATGAAAATACTTTGCACAGGTGAAGTCGTAGTAGATTTCATTTCAGAAAACAAGGGTGCAAATCTCTCGCAAAGTGACCTCTTCAGAAAAAAAGCGGGAGGTTCGCCTTTGAACGTCGCAGTTGCGTTGAAAAGGTTGGGAAGAGAAGTAGCCTTCCTTGGAAAGCTAGGGGGAGACCAATTCTCCCAATTTCTTTTTCAGGTGATAAAAAAAGAAGGTATCGATACATCCCAGATCGTTGTCGATCCAACTTGTAAAGCCACGCTAGCTTTCGTTGCAAGAGACGAAGCGGGAAACCCTGATTTTGTGTTTTTCAGGGAAAATCCCGCAGATACTAATTTAAGACCCGATGAAGTGAAGTTGGATCCAAAAGATTTTTCTTTTCTCCATGTGGGATCTTATTCGCTCGCTGTAGAGCCCTCTCGAAGTACCTACCTGAAAGTGATGGAGGATTTCCTAAAAGTAGGTAAACCTGTTTCCTATGATCCAAACGTGAGAGCTTCTCTCATTGAAAGCAAAGATCTTTTTGTGAAAGATTTTCTCGAGATCTCTTCGAAAGTAGATATAGTAAAGCTCAGTGATAAAGATTTGGAATACATTTTTCAGGAAAATCCAGAAAAAGCTATAGGAAAAATACCAACAAGAGAAGATGGGCTGCTTTTTGTGACCATGGGTGAAAAGGGGTGCCTTATAAAATTCAAAGGAGAAGTAAAACACGTGCCTGCTTTCAAGGTAAAACCAGTCGATGCAACGGGATGTGGAGACTCTTTTACCGCAGGTTTGATTCACAAATACTTGGAAAGGAAACCTACAACAGTCGAGGATGCAGCAGAGATGGCAAGATTTGCAAATGCAATCGCCGCTATCGTTATCACAAGAATTGGAGGGGTAGATGCGATGCCTACAAAAGAAGAGGTTGAAAATTTTCTCTCAAACCAGATATTATGA
- a CDS encoding L-fucose/L-arabinose isomerase family protein, protein MKYKVGLISFSDGREYVHKELEKKVKEFEDRIARKLEETGEVEVIRAKEIVWKPSIAKREGRRLTEEGAEVTIFNYAVWAFPHFSVLASKFAPGPFLLFSNINPQYPGMVAMLSAAGALEQDGTKHYRMWGDIEDEKVLRRVMAFIRAGSTYKKLRGQRYGMFGGRSMGMYTAVPNVDLWNKIFGVDVEHIDQFEIVRRSQEISDERARKGRLWIEEKAKAVHYDGKYLTPEKLELQIKSYHAVRNIIEEMELDFVGIKGQLELTEHFVTMDVTEAFLNDPYDWEGPHEPIVCATEADSDGALTMQIFKLIAKTPVLFADVRHYVEEYDILDLCNSGNHATYFANKSFDPDENMKKVEFYPQTFYFPAGGAAVKHIAAPGKVTLGRLTREDGRYKFTVVPGEFVDFGEEKNYEIADSIQNNWPHAFLKMETPIEDFLSRYSSNHIHGVYGDYVEEIKTFCEITGIDFVLMK, encoded by the coding sequence ATGAAATACAAAGTGGGTCTCATTAGTTTTTCGGACGGTAGGGAATATGTTCACAAGGAATTGGAAAAGAAGGTAAAAGAATTTGAAGATAGGATAGCAAGAAAGTTGGAAGAAACAGGTGAAGTAGAAGTTATCAGGGCAAAAGAGATTGTGTGGAAACCATCGATTGCTAAAAGAGAAGGTAGAAGATTGACAGAAGAGGGAGCGGAAGTGACGATATTCAATTATGCAGTTTGGGCATTTCCTCATTTTTCAGTACTTGCAAGCAAGTTTGCTCCGGGTCCATTCCTACTTTTCTCCAATATAAATCCACAGTACCCCGGAATGGTAGCAATGCTTTCCGCGGCTGGTGCTTTGGAACAAGATGGAACGAAGCATTACAGAATGTGGGGAGATATAGAAGACGAGAAAGTCCTCAGGAGGGTCATGGCTTTTATAAGGGCTGGAAGTACGTACAAAAAACTCAGGGGACAGAGGTATGGTATGTTTGGAGGAAGATCTATGGGAATGTATACTGCTGTTCCTAACGTAGATCTTTGGAACAAGATATTCGGTGTGGATGTGGAACACATTGATCAATTCGAGATTGTAAGAAGAAGTCAAGAGATATCCGATGAGAGGGCAAGAAAGGGAAGACTCTGGATAGAAGAGAAAGCAAAAGCTGTGCATTACGATGGAAAGTATCTTACACCCGAAAAGTTGGAGCTTCAAATCAAAAGCTACCATGCTGTGAGGAACATAATAGAGGAGATGGAATTGGATTTTGTTGGTATAAAGGGTCAGTTGGAACTTACAGAACATTTTGTTACGATGGACGTAACAGAAGCCTTTTTGAACGATCCATACGATTGGGAGGGACCTCATGAACCAATAGTTTGTGCAACAGAAGCAGATTCCGATGGAGCACTTACAATGCAAATCTTCAAGCTAATCGCAAAAACCCCCGTTCTTTTTGCAGATGTCAGGCATTACGTAGAAGAATACGACATTTTGGATCTGTGTAATTCTGGGAATCATGCCACATATTTTGCAAACAAATCCTTTGATCCGGATGAAAACATGAAGAAAGTTGAATTCTACCCACAGACGTTCTACTTCCCGGCGGGAGGTGCTGCAGTTAAACACATAGCTGCACCTGGAAAAGTGACACTTGGGAGGCTCACAAGAGAAGATGGAAGATACAAGTTTACAGTAGTTCCTGGGGAATTTGTGGATTTCGGTGAGGAAAAAAATTATGAGATAGCGGATAGTATACAGAACAACTGGCCTCATGCGTTTTTAAAGATGGAAACACCAATAGAGGATTTCTTGTCACGATATTCATCCAACCACATCCACGGTGTTTACGGGGATTATGTTGAAGAAATAAAGACATTCTGTGAAATAACTGGTATTGACTTCGTACTTATGAAATAA
- a CDS encoding alcohol dehydrogenase catalytic domain-containing protein, producing MKSLFIERPKSAKIVEAEIPSPQKGQALVKVLACGICGTDYKIFSGETEAIYPIVPGHEIVGIVESSEIFERGQMVVIDPNRSCGKCDYCKKGKPNLCENLRATGVTETGGFSEYVLVEENQIYPVEKIPAERAVFAEPLSCVLHGVKKVKHESFDRILIVGAGAIGTMFGLIFKKIFPGAEIVLVERNSKRAQFVAQTFDLKVEEPRGFYELTVECSGSIDGFELCFNHLRVGGTLLLFSVISKDKTSKVSPFEIYKKELKILGSYLNPFIMKDAVRMIESNEFPFEKLVTDRVNLEGVKSYLETHKKALMKGVFIPG from the coding sequence ATGAAGTCTCTTTTTATAGAGAGACCTAAGAGTGCAAAGATCGTCGAAGCGGAAATTCCTTCTCCTCAAAAGGGACAAGCTCTTGTGAAGGTGCTCGCCTGTGGCATTTGTGGAACAGATTATAAGATCTTCTCTGGAGAGACGGAGGCGATTTATCCTATTGTACCTGGCCATGAGATAGTGGGGATTGTAGAGTCTTCTGAAATCTTTGAAAGGGGTCAGATGGTGGTGATTGATCCGAATAGATCGTGTGGGAAATGTGATTATTGTAAAAAAGGTAAGCCAAACCTTTGTGAAAATCTTCGAGCGACTGGCGTAACAGAAACAGGAGGGTTTTCGGAGTACGTACTTGTTGAAGAGAATCAGATTTATCCCGTAGAAAAGATACCTGCTGAGAGAGCCGTATTTGCAGAGCCTCTTTCCTGTGTGCTCCATGGTGTGAAAAAGGTGAAGCACGAGTCTTTTGATCGTATTCTCATCGTTGGAGCGGGTGCAATAGGTACGATGTTTGGCCTGATTTTCAAAAAGATCTTTCCTGGGGCAGAAATCGTTCTTGTTGAAAGAAATTCCAAGCGCGCACAATTTGTTGCGCAAACGTTTGATTTGAAAGTAGAAGAACCAAGGGGTTTTTACGAACTGACGGTGGAATGCTCCGGAAGCATTGACGGATTTGAACTGTGCTTCAATCATCTGAGAGTTGGCGGTACCCTCCTTCTTTTCAGTGTTATTTCGAAAGATAAAACTTCCAAGGTGTCACCGTTTGAAATTTACAAGAAAGAATTGAAAATTTTAGGATCATACTTGAACCCATTCATCATGAAGGACGCAGTGAGAATGATAGAGTCCAACGAGTTTCCTTTTGAAAAACTTGTCACAGACAGAGTGAATCTTGAAGGAGTCAAATCCTATCTCGAAACACACAAGAAAGCACTGATGAAAGGAGTTTTTATCCCCGGATAG
- a CDS encoding alpha-L-fucosidase has translation MGYKPTWESLRGHSLPTWFDEAKFGIFIHWGIYSVPGWAPPTGELGKVPMDIWFVRNPYAEWYENSLRIKGSPTWEYHVKNYGENFKYEQFADLFTAEKWDPREWAELFKKSGAKYTVLTTKHHDGFCLWKTRYTDFNALQRGPKRDIVEDFSKAVRDVGLRFGVYYSGGLDWRFTTKPIEHVEDFEYIKPNTYEYSDYAYKQIVELIDSYSPDILWNDIEWPEKGREDVKYLFAYYYNNQPKGVVNDRWKVPHWDFRTAEYHLNYPDDIPGYKWEFTRGMGLSFGFNRNEKAEHMLTIDQLVRVLVDVVSKGGNLLLNVGPKADGTIPQIQRERLLGIGRWLEKYGKVIYGTRPWERCCAKTEDNLEIRFTTKNGKLYVIFLGIPEEERVIIRNFNVEGKVRHFLTGKYLDFKNIGENSEIIIPKSLSKHDDRTLILEVELSVI, from the coding sequence ATGGGATATAAACCTACATGGGAATCTCTAAGAGGACATTCTCTCCCTACGTGGTTCGATGAGGCAAAATTTGGAATCTTCATTCACTGGGGTATTTACTCTGTTCCAGGTTGGGCACCACCAACAGGAGAACTTGGGAAAGTACCAATGGATATCTGGTTTGTTCGAAACCCTTATGCGGAGTGGTATGAAAACTCTCTCAGAATCAAAGGAAGTCCTACTTGGGAATATCACGTAAAAAACTATGGTGAGAACTTCAAATATGAACAGTTTGCCGACCTATTCACAGCAGAGAAATGGGATCCTCGTGAGTGGGCAGAACTCTTTAAAAAATCAGGTGCGAAATACACGGTTTTGACAACAAAGCATCATGATGGATTTTGTCTGTGGAAAACGAGGTATACTGATTTCAACGCGTTGCAAAGAGGTCCCAAGAGAGACATTGTAGAGGATTTTTCAAAGGCTGTGAGAGATGTCGGATTGAGGTTTGGTGTTTATTATTCAGGGGGATTGGATTGGCGCTTTACAACAAAACCTATTGAACATGTAGAGGATTTTGAGTACATCAAACCAAACACTTATGAATATTCCGACTATGCTTACAAACAAATTGTGGAATTGATAGATTCTTATTCTCCCGATATTTTGTGGAACGACATAGAATGGCCAGAGAAAGGAAGAGAAGATGTGAAGTACCTGTTTGCCTATTATTACAACAACCAGCCTAAAGGAGTAGTTAACGATAGATGGAAAGTTCCTCATTGGGATTTCAGAACAGCGGAGTATCATCTAAACTATCCAGATGACATTCCGGGATACAAATGGGAATTTACAAGAGGAATGGGTCTTTCATTTGGTTTCAACAGAAACGAAAAGGCGGAACATATGCTTACCATTGATCAGCTTGTTCGCGTGTTAGTAGATGTGGTGAGTAAAGGTGGCAATCTTCTTCTGAATGTGGGTCCAAAAGCCGATGGTACGATCCCGCAAATTCAAAGAGAAAGACTTCTAGGAATTGGAAGATGGTTGGAAAAGTATGGAAAGGTCATATATGGTACAAGACCATGGGAAAGATGTTGTGCAAAGACGGAAGATAATTTGGAAATCCGTTTTACCACGAAAAATGGGAAACTTTATGTAATCTTCCTTGGTATACCAGAAGAGGAAAGAGTGATAATAAGAAATTTCAATGTTGAGGGGAAAGTGAGACATTTCTTAACAGGTAAATATCTCGATTTTAAAAATATAGGTGAAAATTCTGAAATCATCATTCCGAAAAGTCTTTCGAAACACGACGATCGAACATTAATTCTTGAAGTAGAATTATCCGTCATTTAA
- a CDS encoding ABC transporter substrate-binding protein has protein sequence MKKFLVLALVLVFAMGSLLMGYNTPQQVSKMKIFFIVKASESEFWQIVLDGARKAAKHYGVELIDQAPTSEADVAKQVSILETAISMKPDAIVLAPTVADALVPGIEKATAMGIPVIIIDSAANTDKYVTFLASDNYKIGQLAADELAKAMIKKFGEAKGKVAAFTFMSGVGSLEARMKGFLDRVKEKYPGIEIVTVRDAMGKQGNTLNMAIDVLTAYPDLRGIFANNQYTGDEVVRALDMRGVKNLAFVAVDAGPQELWGLENGYVDALILQKPWVMGYSGVAFAVLARNLTALGFEFPKFIDTGIVAITPDMLGKPEAEAILDPVNFYKNW, from the coding sequence ATGAAGAAGTTCTTGGTTTTAGCTTTGGTGCTGGTTTTTGCTATGGGAAGTCTATTGATGGGTTACAACACACCACAGCAGGTATCCAAGATGAAGATTTTCTTCATTGTGAAAGCGAGTGAATCCGAATTCTGGCAGATAGTTCTCGATGGTGCTCGAAAGGCAGCTAAACATTATGGAGTTGAACTTATCGATCAGGCACCTACCTCAGAAGCAGATGTGGCCAAACAGGTTTCCATCCTGGAAACAGCAATTTCTATGAAGCCTGATGCCATTGTCTTGGCTCCAACAGTTGCAGATGCTTTGGTTCCGGGAATAGAGAAGGCCACTGCTATGGGAATACCTGTTATCATAATCGACTCGGCTGCCAACACTGATAAGTACGTGACGTTCCTTGCCTCTGATAACTACAAAATAGGACAACTAGCAGCAGATGAATTGGCAAAGGCTATGATCAAAAAATTTGGTGAAGCCAAGGGAAAGGTAGCAGCCTTTACGTTCATGTCAGGAGTTGGTTCTTTAGAAGCAAGAATGAAGGGATTCTTGGATAGAGTTAAAGAAAAGTATCCTGGAATTGAAATAGTCACTGTGAGAGACGCTATGGGTAAACAAGGAAACACTCTCAACATGGCGATAGACGTTTTAACAGCTTATCCAGATCTTAGAGGCATATTTGCTAACAACCAGTACACGGGTGATGAAGTGGTACGTGCACTTGATATGAGAGGAGTGAAAAATCTTGCATTCGTGGCGGTAGACGCCGGACCACAAGAACTTTGGGGACTGGAGAATGGATATGTTGACGCTCTTATCCTCCAGAAACCGTGGGTCATGGGATACTCTGGTGTTGCTTTCGCTGTTTTAGCTAGAAATCTGACAGCACTCGGTTTTGAATTCCCCAAATTCATCGACACGGGTATTGTAGCAATTACTCCCGACATGTTGGGTAAACCTGAGGCAGAAGCAATTCTGGATCCTGTGAACTTCTACAAGAATTGGTGA
- a CDS encoding ureidoglycolate lyase — translation MNTRLLTPSADIFAPFGSLIQMPSEKATVSTEFFDYWHNVCDLSSLEMKEPVVGFLRVVKREFVLNKMEKHVLSDEIFIPLTGYGVFSLCPAENDPSKEPDKITHFFIGSESAFLLRKGTWHWAPYPLTDEMRFLIIVDKATVERDIHIVEFETPVRIL, via the coding sequence ATGAATACAAGATTACTAACACCATCTGCTGATATTTTCGCTCCATTTGGCTCTTTGATTCAAATGCCTTCAGAAAAAGCGACGGTAAGTACAGAGTTTTTCGACTATTGGCACAATGTGTGTGATCTTTCGTCACTGGAGATGAAAGAGCCTGTAGTAGGTTTTCTCAGGGTAGTTAAAAGGGAATTCGTATTGAACAAAATGGAAAAACACGTTTTATCCGATGAGATTTTTATCCCTCTGACGGGATATGGCGTTTTCTCTCTTTGTCCAGCCGAAAATGATCCTTCAAAAGAACCCGATAAGATAACACATTTTTTCATAGGCAGTGAATCTGCTTTTTTGTTAAGAAAGGGTACGTGGCATTGGGCACCTTATCCTTTAACGGATGAGATGCGCTTCTTAATAATTGTTGATAAAGCAACAGTTGAAAGAGATATACACATAGTGGAGTTTGAAACACCTGTGAGAATACTATAG
- a CDS encoding LacI family DNA-binding transcriptional regulator, producing the protein MIYSEIKEGREMRKVTMKDIANKLGVSVSAVSRALSGKPGVSKRLREKIVETAKEMGYHPDPLAVALKKGTTKTIGVLIPELSGSFFAEVVASMEKSLFHLGYRLLLCSTDDDPEKEAEQIKTLINQRVEGILAAPVYVKSNKDLFKAVIEDYKIPLVFFDRIVEGVDTDYVISDNEEGMKAIMEYLISKGHRKIAFIYPLRGTFTGEMRLKAFLKYKDYIETREEWLKDGHSNEYFAHDAFINIMASEDRPTAVVVGNNLMTLGVLKAAREMKLKIPEEISIISFDDAYWNEIFDPPITCVKQDPQQIGLIAATILLNKLKNKKRENQPMQVVLKVKFIERSSVKTIRG; encoded by the coding sequence ATAATCTATTCTGAAATCAAGGAGGGAAGGGAAATGAGAAAAGTTACAATGAAAGACATAGCAAATAAATTGGGAGTCTCAGTGTCCGCTGTTTCTCGAGCTTTATCGGGAAAACCAGGTGTAAGCAAACGTTTGAGAGAAAAAATTGTTGAAACAGCAAAAGAAATGGGGTATCATCCCGATCCTCTAGCAGTTGCTTTGAAAAAAGGAACAACGAAGACGATAGGTGTACTCATTCCAGAACTAAGCGGCAGCTTTTTTGCAGAAGTAGTAGCAAGTATGGAAAAATCGTTATTTCACCTTGGATACAGACTTCTCCTCTGTTCGACTGACGATGATCCCGAAAAAGAAGCAGAACAAATAAAAACCCTTATAAATCAACGTGTGGAGGGAATACTAGCAGCACCTGTTTATGTTAAATCGAACAAAGATTTGTTCAAAGCAGTTATAGAAGATTACAAAATTCCCTTGGTGTTCTTTGACAGGATAGTAGAAGGAGTCGATACAGACTACGTTATTTCAGACAACGAGGAAGGAATGAAGGCGATCATGGAGTATCTCATATCGAAAGGGCACAGAAAGATCGCCTTTATATATCCATTAAGAGGAACATTTACAGGAGAAATGCGATTAAAAGCCTTTTTGAAATACAAGGACTATATTGAAACAAGAGAAGAATGGCTCAAAGATGGTCATTCCAACGAATATTTTGCTCACGACGCTTTCATAAACATCATGGCCTCTGAAGATCGACCGACGGCTGTTGTTGTTGGTAACAATCTCATGACATTGGGAGTCTTGAAAGCAGCAAGAGAAATGAAGCTCAAAATACCCGAAGAAATATCAATAATCAGTTTTGATGATGCCTATTGGAATGAAATTTTTGACCCTCCAATAACATGCGTAAAACAAGATCCCCAGCAAATAGGATTGATCGCAGCAACGATACTGTTGAATAAGTTGAAAAATAAAAAAAGAGAAAATCAACCGATGCAAGTTGTTCTAAAAGTGAAATTCATAGAACGATCGTCCGTTAAAACTATCCGGGGATAA
- the fsa gene encoding fructose-6-phosphate aldolase, translated as MKIFLDTANLEEIQKGVEWGIVDGVTTNPTLISKEGAEFKQRVKEICELVKGPVSAEVVSLDYEGMVKEARELAQLSEYVVIKIPMTPDGIKAVKTLSVERIKTNVTLVFSPAQAILAAKAGATYVSPFIGRMDDLSNDGMRMLGEIIEIYNNYGFETEIIAASIRHPMHVVEAALMGVDIVTMPFSVLEKLFKHPMTDLGIERFMSDWKKYLENLKK; from the coding sequence ATGAAGATCTTCTTAGATACAGCGAACTTAGAAGAAATTCAAAAAGGTGTCGAATGGGGAATAGTCGATGGTGTCACGACGAATCCAACGTTGATTTCCAAAGAGGGAGCAGAATTCAAACAGAGAGTGAAAGAAATTTGCGAACTTGTGAAAGGTCCTGTTTCTGCGGAGGTTGTTTCTCTTGATTACGAAGGCATGGTCAAAGAAGCAAGAGAGCTTGCTCAACTCAGCGAGTATGTGGTGATCAAAATACCGATGACTCCAGATGGTATCAAGGCGGTAAAAACTCTCTCTGTCGAGAGAATAAAAACGAATGTAACGCTCGTGTTCAGCCCGGCGCAAGCTATCTTAGCTGCAAAAGCGGGTGCAACTTACGTAAGTCCTTTCATTGGAAGGATGGACGATCTTTCAAACGATGGAATGCGAATGCTCGGAGAGATCATTGAAATCTACAATAACTACGGTTTTGAAACAGAGATAATCGCAGCGAGCATTAGACATCCCATGCATGTTGTGGAAGCGGCTCTTATGGGAGTAGACATTGTTACCATGCCGTTTTCCGTTCTCGAAAAACTCTTTAAACATCCAATGACGGACTTGGGAATAGAAAGATTTATGAGCGACTGGAAGAAATATTTAGAAAACTTGAAAAAATAA
- a CDS encoding ABC transporter permease has product MTEKNKLGSKIKLSTQMVLALVVVALWIFLAIATPRFLTYDNIKNIMRQMTIQGILGIAAVVVIVTGGIDLSVGSVVALVNIVLSLMVSKGANIGSSILYCLLLSALIGFTNGLMVYDLKLPPFIATLGMMSIARGVTLLISNGRNVFGLPRSLADFANSDSLGIPLFFWLLLLVVVGIEVIFRFTKLGRYLFALGSNIEAARLSGVNIRIVTYAAYILASVLAGFAGILETARLWMGVPTTGTGYELDAIAAAVIGGASLSGAEGSALGAFFGALVMTTIYNGSVHLNVNPFWQRVLVGIIVVAAVGVDQLRKSRQ; this is encoded by the coding sequence ATGACGGAAAAAAATAAGCTCGGATCGAAAATAAAACTGAGCACACAAATGGTATTAGCTTTAGTGGTTGTAGCTCTATGGATCTTCTTAGCAATTGCTACTCCGAGATTTTTGACCTATGACAACATCAAGAATATTATGCGACAAATGACTATACAGGGAATATTAGGTATCGCCGCTGTTGTCGTTATCGTAACAGGAGGCATTGATTTATCCGTTGGTTCGGTAGTTGCGCTTGTGAACATTGTACTATCATTGATGGTTTCAAAAGGAGCAAACATAGGATCTTCTATACTCTATTGTCTTCTGTTATCAGCTCTTATAGGTTTCACAAATGGATTGATGGTATACGATTTGAAACTTCCTCCATTCATTGCAACGCTTGGAATGATGAGTATCGCACGAGGAGTAACTCTGTTGATTTCAAATGGACGAAATGTATTTGGGTTACCAAGAAGTTTAGCGGATTTTGCGAATAGTGATTCTCTGGGCATACCTTTATTTTTCTGGCTTCTGCTACTTGTTGTGGTCGGTATTGAAGTGATTTTCAGATTCACCAAGCTTGGAAGATACTTGTTTGCATTGGGAAGCAATATCGAGGCCGCAAGATTATCCGGTGTAAACATAAGAATTGTTACATACGCGGCGTACATTTTGGCATCGGTGCTAGCAGGATTTGCAGGTATTTTAGAAACGGCAAGATTGTGGATGGGAGTTCCCACAACGGGAACGGGTTACGAGTTGGATGCTATAGCAGCTGCAGTTATAGGAGGAGCTAGCTTATCGGGTGCAGAAGGGAGTGCTTTAGGAGCCTTTTTTGGGGCTTTAGTTATGACTACCATCTATAATGGTTCAGTTCATTTGAACGTCAACCCCTTCTGGCAGAGGGTACTGGTAGGTATCATCGTTGTAGCTGCAGTCGGTGTGGATCAACTTAGAAAGAGTAGGCAATAA